A window of the Brassica oleracea var. oleracea cultivar TO1000 chromosome C1, BOL, whole genome shotgun sequence genome harbors these coding sequences:
- the LOC106308910 gene encoding phosphoenolpyruvate carboxykinase [ATP]: protein MSAGNGNPNGDGGFSFPKGPAMPKITTGAKRGSEICHDDSGPTVKATTIDELHSLQKKRSAPTTPINQSGAAAFAAVSEEERQKIQLQSISASLASLTRESGPKVVRGDPAEKKADGSTTPAYAHGQHHSIFSPDLGAVSDSSLKFTHVLYNLSPAELYEQAIKYEKGSFITSNGALATLSGAKTGRAPRDKRVVRDATTESELWWGKGSPNIEMDEHTFMVNRERAVDYLNSLEKVFVNDQFLNWDPENRIKVRIVSARAYHSLFMHNMCIRPTPEELESFGTPDFTIYNAGQFPCNRYTHYMTSSTSVDLNLSRREMVILGTQYAGEMKKGLFSVMHYLMPKRRILSLHSGCNMGKEGDVALFFGLSGTGKTTLSTDHNRYLIGDDEHCWTETGVSNIEGGCYAKCVDLSREKEPDIWNAIKFGTVLENVVFDEHTREVDYSDKSVTENTRAAYPIEFIPNAKIPCVGPHPKNVILLACDAFGVLPPVSKLNLAQTMYHFISGYTALVAGTEDGIKEPTATFSACFGAAFIMLHPTKYAAMLAEKMKTQGATGWLVNTGWSGGSYGVGNRIKLAYTRKIIDAIHSGSLLKANYKKTEIFGFEIPTEIEGIPSEILDPINSWSDKNAHKETLLKLGGLFKKNFETFASHKIGVDGKLTEEILAAGPIF from the exons ATGTCGGCAGGTAACGGAAATCCTAACGGTGACGGAGGCTTCAGCTTCCCGAAAGGACCAGCGATGCCGAAGATAACGACGGGAGCTAAGAGGGGTAGCGAAATATGCCACGATGACAGTGGTCCGACGGTGAAGGCGACGACGATCGATGAGCTCCACTCGTTACAGAAGAAGCGTTCTGCTCCCACAACACCTATTAACCAGAGCGGCGCCGCCGCTTTCGCCGCCGTCTCGGAGGAGGAGCGCCAGAAGATTCAACTCCAGTCTATCAG TGCATCGTTAGCGTCGTTGACGAGAGAGTCTGGACCCAAAGTGGTGAGAGGAGATCCGGCGGAGAAGAAGGCCGACGGTTCCACTACTCCGGCGTACGCCCACGGCCAGCATCACTCCATCTTCTCTCCCGATCTAGGAGCCGTCAGTGACAGCTCATTGAAATTCACCCACGTCCTCTACAACCTCTCCCCTGCAGAGCTCTACGAGCAAGCTATCAAGTACGAGAAAGGCTCGTTCATCACTTCTAATGGAGCTTTGGCGACGCTTTCGGGGGCCAAGACTGGTCGTGCTCCGAGGGATAAGCGTGTCGTTAGAGATGCCACGACAGAGAGCGAGCTTTGGTGGGGAAA GGGTTCGCCGAATATCGAGATGGATGAACATACCTTCATGGTGAACAGAGAAAGAGCCGTTGATTACTTGAACTCCTTGGAAAAG GTGTTTGTGAATGATCAGTTCTTGAACTGGGATCCAGAGAACAGAATCAAAGTCAGAATCGTCTCAGCTAGAGCTTACCACTCACTCTTTATGCACAACAT GTGTATCCGACCAACTCCTGAGGAGCTTGAGAGCTTCGGTACTCCAGACTTCACTATATACAACGCTGGGCAGTTTCCGTGTAACCGTTACACTCACTACATGACTTCCTCCACTAGCGTAGACTTGAATCTCAGTAGGAGGGAGATGGTTATACTGGGAACTCAGTATGCTGGTGAGATGAAGAAGGGTCTCTTCAGTGTGATGCATTACCTTATGCCTAAGCGTAGGATCCTCTCCCTTCACTCTGGTTGCAATATGGGGAAAGAGGGAGATGTTGCTCTCTTCTTTGGACTCTCAG GGACTGGGAAGACAACGTTGTCTACTGATCATAACAGGTACCTGATTGGAGATGATGAGCATTGTTGGACTGAGACTGGTGTCTCGAACATTGAGGGTGGATGCTATGCCAAGTGCGTTGATCTTTCGAGGGAGAAGGAGCCTGATATCTGGAACGCTATCAAGTTTGGAACAG TTTTGGAAAATGTTGTGTTTGATGAGCACACTAGAGAAGTGGATTATTCTGATAAATCCGTTACAG AGAACACGCGTGCCGCCTACCCGATTGAGTTCATTCCAAATGCGAAAATACCTTGCGTTGGTCCACACCCTAAAAACGTGATACTTCTGGCTTGTGATGCCTTTGGTGTTCTCCCGCCTGTGAGCAAGCTGAACCTGGCGCAGACCATGTACCACTTCATTAGTGGTTACACTGCTCTGGTTGCTGGAACAGAGGACGGTATCAAGGAGCCAACAGCAACATTCTCAGCTTGTTTTGGTGCAGCTTTCATAATGCTGCATCCTACCAAGTACGCAGCTATGTTAGCCGAGAAGATGAAGACGCAAGGTGCTACTGGATGGCTCGTTAACACTGGCTGGTCTGGTGGCAGCTACGGTGTTGGAAACAGGATCAAGCTGGCGTATACTAGGAAGATCATCGATGCAATCCATTCAGGTAGCTTGTTGAAGGCGAACTACAAGAAGACGGAGATCTTTGGGTTTGAAATCCCAACTGAGATCGAAGGGATACCTTCAGAGATCTTGGATCCAATCAACTCG TGGTCTGATAAGAACGCACACAAGGAGACTCTGTTGAAGCTGGGAGGTTTGTTCAAGAAGAACTTTGAGACGTTCGCTAGCCACAAGATTGGTGTGGATGGTAAGCTCACGGAGGAGATTCTCGCTGCTGGTCCTATCTTTTAA
- the LOC106300909 gene encoding swi5-dependent recombination DNA repair protein 1 homolog has translation MSTSYLRELKQRSETEFLEFRQRIKESIRNKTQNGNDLAPTSDSMPRKRKLPYEFGSFFGPSQPGIASRVLQESKSLLKDELLATNALDSIQTKNKSSCPASALEANELKRKAKELKESRDYSFLFSDDAELPVSIKEPPSSLKAPVPKSRPSSIGNHSRPGSSTKGQPHTKPGSAINSQTHEPSSKLRPQRPDPTRKSVMDHRKKPHSSSKPLSSDPKEQRVKQRKVSTEIKRSSQMVPRQQALPPLKHHRMISKPPLKQAHQLKKKKKVTEEDEEALRMVREMCKTERFARRDLDDYDDRGMEASLEDIIKEEKRSEKLAKKEDAEQLRLIEEEERRERVLRKEKRQKLSH, from the exons ATGTCAACAAGCTACCTTAGAGAACTTAAGCAACGTTCTGAAACGGAGTTTCTTGAATTTCGTCAACGCATTAAGGAATCCATCAGGAACAAGACTCAAAACGGAAACGATCTCGCTCCAACCTCAGACTCAATGCCAAGAAAAAGAAAACTCCCGTACGA GTTTGGTTCCTTCTTTGGTCCTTCTCAACCTGGTATTGCTTCAAGAGTTTTGCAAGAAAGCAAATCACTCTTAAAAGACGAGCTTCTTGCCACTAACGCGCTTGACTCGATCCAAACC AAGAATAAGAGTTCTTGTCCAGCGAGTGCTTTAGAGGCTAATGAG TTGAAAAGAAAAGCTAAGGAGCTTAAAGAATCAAGAGACTACTCTTTCCTTTTCTCTGATGATGCCGAGCTTCCTGTTTCCATTAAGGAACCACCTTCTTCTCTTAAAGCTCCTGTTCCTAAATCTAGACCAAGTTCCATAGGAAACCACTCAAGACCAGGTTCATCAACTAAAGGTCAACCACACACAAAGCCTGGTTCTGCAATAAACTCTCAAACGCATGAACCAAGTTCCAAGTTACGTCCCCAGAGACCAGATCCTACAAGAAAATCTGTAATGGACCACAGAAAGAAGCCGCATTCCTCATCAAAGCCATTGTCATCTGATCCTAAAGAACAAAGGGTAAAACAGAGGAAGGTTTCCACCGAAATCAAGAGGTCTTCTCAAATGGTTCCAAGGCAACAAGCATTGCCTCCTTTGAAGCACCACCGGATGATTAGCAAACCACCATTGAAGCAAGCTCATCAACTTAAGAAGAAGAAGAAGGTGACAGAAGAAGATGAAGAGGCGTTGAGAATGGTTAGAGAGATGTGCAAGACTGAACGTTTTGCTCGGCGTGATTTAGATGATTATGATGATAGAGGCATGGAAGCTAGCTTAGAAGATATCATCAAAGAAGAGAAACGAAG TGAGAAACTTGCGAAGAAAGAAGACGCGGAACAACTACGGTTGATAGAAGAAGAGGAAAGGCGAGAAAGAGTCTTGAGAAAGGAGAAGAGACAGAAGCTGAGCCATTAA
- the LOC106301312 gene encoding transcription factor bHLH25, translating into MNMFSTRWFSEQELEENSIIQEYQINSRVGEIHEAQHDLPHSFSTLMAPTDDPSYDDLIEMKPSKILKTTYIAPKLPPPPSFPLPPNSKTYLHHQPSSRILSFENASPNGMDHGYAPTYLNSIMNPKAEDGEPPNRMNEPINRKGTKRAQPLYRNQTNAQDHIMAERKRREKLTQRFVALSALVPGLKKMDKASVLGDALKHIKYLQERVGELEEQKREKRLESVVLVNKSKLILDDNNQSSSSSCCEDGSSGLELPEIEVRFSDNDVLIKILCEKQKGHVAKIMAEIEKFNFSITNSSVLPFGPTLDITIIAKKENDFDMTLMDVVKSLRSALSKFL; encoded by the exons ATGAATATGTTCTCCACAAGATGGTTTTCTGAGCAG GAATTAGAAGAAAATAGCATCATTCAAGAATACCAGATAAACTCAAGAGTAGGAGAGATCCATGAAGCTCAACACGATCTTCCACACTCTTTCTCAACTCTTATGGCCCCCACAGATGATCCTTCTTACGATGATTTGATTGAAATGAAACCATCAAAGATCCTCAAAACAACTTACATAGCACCAAAATTGCCACCACCACCCTCTTTTCCTCTTCCTCCTAACTCAAAAACTTATCTTCATCATCAGCCTTCCTCAAGAATTCTCTCCTTCGAGAATGCCTCTCCAAATGGTATGGATCATGGGTACGCTCCCACCTATCTAAATTCAATCATGAACCCCAAAGCTGAGGATGGAGAGCCGCCAAACCGGATGAATGAGCCGATTAATCGAAAAGGGACCAAGAGGGCTCAACCTTTGTATAGAAACCAAACTAATGCGCAAGATCACATAATGGCCGAAAGAAAACGTAGAGAGAAACTTACTCAACGATTTGTAGCTCTTTCTGCTCTAGTTCCTGGCCTGAAAAAG ATGGACAAGGCTTCTGTGTTGGGAGATGCACTAAAGCATATAAAGTATCTCCAAGAAAGAGTGGGAGAGTTAGAGGAGCAAAAGAGAGAAAAAAGATTAGAATCAGTGGTTCTTGTGAACAAGTCTAAGCTGATTTTGGACGATAATAATCAATCATCTTCGTCTTCGTGTTGTGAAGATGGCTCCTCGGGCTTAGAACTTCCCGAGATTGAAGTAAGATTCTCGGATAATGATGTTCTAATCAAAATCCTTTGCGAGAAGCAAAAGGGCCATGTTGCCAAGATTATGGCAGAGATTGAGAAATTTAATTTCTCAATAACCAACTCAAGTGTTTTGCCCTTTGGACCAACACTTGATATCACCATTATAGCTAAG AAGGAGAATGATTTCGACATGACACTCATGGATGTTGTAAAGAGCTTAAGGTCCGCTTTATCGAAGTTCTTGTGA
- the LOC106328561 gene encoding uncharacterized protein LOC106328561, translated as MSLDRTAMRSMMMIALTIAQEIMSSEVDDTYVWYPEPGRGTGTFSARDTWRALHPYPVEVVWHKAVWFSGRIPKHAFISWVAARDRMVTRDRLLRWGLTVPSACMLCVSNQENREHLFFDCAYSN; from the coding sequence ATGAGTTTAGATCGGACCGCCATGAGATCAATGATGATGATCGCACTTACCATTGCACAGGAGATTATGAGCTCTGAAGTGGATGATACGTACGTCTGGTATCCGGAGCCGGGGAGAGGTACAGGTACGTTTTCAGCTAGAGATACATGGAGGGCCTTGCATCCTTATCCAGTAGAAGTAGTATGGCATAAGGCAGTGTGGTTCTCCGGGAGAATACCGAAGCATGCTTTCATCTCTTGGGTAGCAGCAAGGGATAGAATGGTTACAAGGGATAGACTCTTAAGATGGGGCTTGACGGTTCCTTCTGCCTGCATGTTATGCGTTAGTAATCAAGAGAACCGCGAGCACCTATTCTTCGATTGTGCTTATAGCAATTAA
- the LOC106301374 gene encoding probable hexokinase-like 2 protein, protein MTRKVVVVAVTAATVAAAVIIGRWMRRKERRRKQTQRILRKFARECATPVSKLWMVADAMVAEMTASLAATTASESRGSLNMLVSFAGSLPSGDEKGLRYGANLRGKELLLLRGTLGGNEEPISDVHKQEISIPEDVLNGSFKELCDYISLELVKFIGMNPGEETEDVKNLGFTLTRYVEEIRSGSVSAIHRKSLADGDDDKVLKEFVNDMNESLDRHGLKIRMNLALVDDTIGILAGGRYYHKDTVAAVTLGMGTNAAYIEQAQEVLRWKSTKPNEPQEIVISTEWGDFRSCHLPLTEFDAALDAESLNPGSHVFEKMASGGYLGEIVRRVLLRMSVESALFGDIVPPKLKTPYILGSPDMAAMHQDISEDRDIVNKKVKEVFGIMDSTLAAREVVVEVCDVVAERAARVAGAGIVGMIKKLGRLEKKMSIVIVEGGLYDHYRVFRNYLHSSVWEMLGDELSDHVVIEHSHGGSGAGALFFAACDNVKI, encoded by the exons ATGACCAGGAAAGTGGTGGTGGTGGCCGTCACTGCTGCAACGGTTGCAGCTGCTGTAATAATAGGTCGGTGGATGCGGAGGAAGGAGCGGCGGCGGAAACAGACGCAACGCATTTTGAGGAAATTTGCTAGAGAATGCGCTACGCCGGTTTCGAAGCTGTGGATGGTGGCGGACGCAATGGTCGCCGAGATGACCGCCTCTCTCGCAGCCACCACCGCCTCGGAGAGTCGCGGTTCCCTCAACATGCTCGTTTCATTCGCCGGTTCTCTCCCTTCAGG TGATGAGAAGGGGTTACGTTATGGAGCTAACTTGCGAGGCAAGGAACTTCTATTGTTACGTGGAACTTTAGGAGGTAACGAAGAGCCTATTTCCGATGTACATAAGCAGGAGATTTCAATCCCTGAGGATGTTTTGAATGGTTCTTTCAAG GAGTTGTGCGATTACATATCCTTGGAGCTAGTTAAATTCATTGGGATGAATCCTGGCGAAGAAACTGAAGACGTTAAGAATCTAGGGTTTACGTTAACACGCTATGTCGAGGAGATTAGGTCAGGTTCAGTCTCGGCGATACATAGAAAGAGTTTAGCAGATGGTGATGATGACAAGGTTTTGAAGGAGTTTGTGAATGATATGAATGAATCATTGGATAGACACGGTCTGAAAATTCGGATGAACTTGGCGCTG GTGGATGACACAATAGGAATATTAGCTGGAGGAAGGTACTATCACAAGGATACTGTGGCTGCGGTTACTTTAGGTATGGGAACCAACGCTGCTTACATCGAACAAGCTCAAGAGGTTTTGAGATGGAAATCAACGAAACCAAACGAGCCACAAGAGATT GTTATTAGCACCGAGTGGGGAGATTTCAGATCTTGTCATCTTCCTCTAACTGAATTTGATGCTGCTCTTGATGCGGAAAGCTTGAATCCAGGAAGCCAC GTATTTGAGAAGATGGCGTCTGGAGGATACTTAGGGGAGATAGTGAGAAGAGTGTTGCTAAGAATGTCCGTAGAATCTGCTCTATTTGGAGATATAGTGCCTCCAAAACTCAAAACTCCTTACATCTTAGG GTCGCCGGATATGGCTGCCATGCATCAAGATATATCTGAAGACCGAGACATCGTAAACAAAAAGGTCAAGGAAGTTTTCGGG ATCATGGACTCAACTCTTGCGGCGAGGGAAGTAGTGGTTGAAGTGTGCGATGTAGTAGCGGAAAGAGCGGCTCGTGTGGCAGGAGCAGGAATAGTTGGGATGATAAAGAAGCTGGGAAGGTTAGAGAAGAAGATGAGCATTGTAATAGTTGAAGGAGGACTTTATGATCATTACAGGGTCTTTAGAAACTATCTTCATAGCAGTGTTTGGGAAATGCTTGGCGACGAGTTATCAGATCATGTCGTCATCGAACATTCGCACGGTGGATCTGGCGCCGGAGCTCTTTTCTTTGCCGCTTGCGATAACGTTAAAATCTAG
- the LOC106299004 gene encoding cytochrome c oxidase subunit 6a, mitochondrial-like, translated as MATAIIRSALSRAAITAAPRTSVAPKRRFSSSSGLDDAYESGKWESIAYLGIFSCTLIAAYVLSEGHQHGEDPPAYPYMHIRNKEFPWGPDGLFEVKHNEGH; from the exons ATGGCGACGGCGATTATACGCTCAGCTCTTTCCCGAGCAGCAATCACCGCAGCTCCGAGGACATCCGTTGCTCCAAAGCGAAGATTCTCATCTTCTTCCGGCCTTGACGATGCTT ATGAATCTGGAAAGTGGGAGAGCATAGCTTACCTGGGCATTTTCAGTTGCACTCTTATAGCCGCCTATGTTCTATCCGAAGGTCATCAACACGGCGAGGATCCTCCT GCGTATCCGTATATGCACATCCGTAACAAGGAGTTTCCTTGGG GTCCAGACGGTCTGTTTGAGGTGAAGCACAACGAAGGGCACTGA